Proteins found in one Gemmatimonadota bacterium genomic segment:
- the mutL gene encoding DNA mismatch repair endonuclease MutL, with protein sequence MADQIRVLPEKLANMIAAGEVIERPASVVKELVENAIDAGGERISVEIKSGGKQLIRVMDDGGGMSREDALLAFERHATSKIGSEDDLYRIGTFGFRGEALASIASVSRVDLTTNTKGEAAGTRIRIEGGSAPRVTDAGRATGTTIAVSQLFYNVPARRKFLRTTGTETRHVVSVVSSTAMAYPGIAFTLTVDGRDTLSLPAVSNTYTRAQAVMGNTLMNQMIPVTFYDDLVKIHGFISRPDAARVSRTHQYLFINLRPVSSRALNRAVFEGYGSILPRDRYPVSIVFLNIDLDQVDVNVHPAKREVRFSDESRVYERLLRAIRLALQNSDVVPVFETDTPDVSEMTPAAAPGNVSAPDHEPAKARRTQIDLFGPARGNDGDPSGEWTYAPADAERGERDETGQGTVREHNDAEMISLWQLHNAYILAQVRGGFMLIDQHAAHERVLFERALRTMGHESAPSQQLLFPVTLDLMAPQIALVREHFDHFTRLGFNVKLFGEQTVVVDAVPCMASNQGVDTLFHRMIENLQEMPEKNLKTEERIALTFSSHAGIRKGESLSLQEMNGLVNDLFATETPYVTPRGRPTVVRMPLEEIERRFNRPA encoded by the coding sequence ATGGCTGATCAAATCAGGGTGCTGCCCGAGAAGCTGGCGAACATGATCGCCGCGGGCGAGGTGATCGAGCGCCCCGCCTCGGTCGTGAAGGAACTGGTCGAAAACGCGATCGACGCCGGCGGCGAGCGGATTTCCGTGGAGATCAAGTCGGGCGGGAAGCAGCTCATACGCGTCATGGACGACGGCGGTGGCATGTCCCGGGAGGACGCGCTGCTGGCCTTCGAGCGTCACGCGACCAGCAAGATCGGCAGCGAAGACGACCTCTACCGCATCGGCACTTTCGGATTTCGGGGCGAGGCGCTGGCCAGCATTGCCTCCGTGTCCCGGGTGGATCTGACGACGAATACGAAAGGGGAAGCGGCCGGGACCCGCATTCGCATCGAAGGGGGTTCGGCGCCTCGGGTAACGGACGCCGGTCGGGCAACGGGTACGACGATCGCCGTATCGCAGTTGTTCTACAACGTGCCCGCCCGCCGGAAGTTTCTACGGACAACGGGTACGGAGACGCGCCATGTGGTCTCCGTGGTTTCCTCCACCGCGATGGCCTATCCCGGGATCGCCTTCACGTTGACGGTCGACGGACGGGATACCCTTTCCCTGCCCGCCGTATCCAACACCTATACCCGCGCGCAGGCCGTCATGGGCAACACGCTCATGAACCAGATGATACCGGTCACGTTCTACGACGACCTCGTCAAGATACACGGGTTCATCAGCCGTCCGGACGCCGCCAGGGTTTCCCGTACTCACCAGTACCTGTTCATCAACCTCAGGCCGGTATCCAGCCGCGCCCTGAACCGCGCCGTGTTCGAAGGGTATGGTTCGATTCTACCCCGGGACCGGTATCCCGTATCCATCGTCTTCCTGAACATCGATCTCGACCAGGTGGACGTCAATGTGCATCCCGCAAAGCGAGAGGTCCGGTTCTCCGACGAGTCCAGGGTGTATGAGCGGCTCCTGCGGGCCATACGTCTGGCGCTTCAGAACTCGGACGTGGTGCCCGTTTTCGAAACGGATACGCCGGACGTATCCGAAATGACGCCGGCCGCGGCGCCCGGCAACGTGAGCGCGCCTGACCACGAACCGGCCAAGGCGCGCAGGACCCAGATCGACCTTTTCGGTCCCGCGCGCGGAAACGACGGGGATCCTTCGGGCGAGTGGACCTATGCGCCGGCGGACGCGGAGCGCGGGGAGCGTGACGAGACGGGACAGGGAACGGTCAGGGAGCACAACGATGCGGAAATGATATCGCTGTGGCAACTGCACAACGCCTATATCCTGGCCCAGGTTAGAGGCGGATTCATGCTCATCGACCAGCACGCCGCACACGAACGCGTACTGTTCGAACGGGCGCTGAGGACGATGGGCCACGAGTCCGCCCCCTCCCAGCAGTTGCTGTTTCCGGTGACCCTCGATCTCATGGCGCCGCAGATTGCACTGGTCCGGGAACACTTCGATCACTTTACCCGGCTGGGATTCAATGTGAAACTGTTCGGTGAACAGACCGTGGTCGTTGACGCCGTTCCCTGCATGGCGAGCAACCAGGGTGTAGATACACTCTTTCACCGTATGATTGAAAACCTGCAGGAAATGCCCGAAAAGAATCTCAAGACGGAAGAACGCATCGCGCTTACTTTTTCCTCCCATGCAGGAATCCGGAAGGGTGAATCGCTGTCCCTGCAGGAGATGAACGGGCTCGTAAACGATCTTTTCGCCACGGAAACGCCCTATGTGACGCCCCGGGGCCGTCCCACCGTGGTTCGCATGCCGCTCGAGGAGATCGAACGCAGATTCAACAGGCCAGCGTAG
- a CDS encoding sorbosone dehydrogenase family protein gives MVACGTTPAPGDGSPESNPLLSRIHLPEGFRIAVYASSVRNARAMAMGPGGTLFVGSRRAGNVYAVRDRDGDFVADEVLTLDSGLKMPSGIAFRDGALYVADINQVLRYDDIENRLDDPPEPVVVSRGFPSDRHHGWKFIRFGPDGKLYVPVGAPCNICERVDPRYATIMRMNPDGTDLEVYVSGVRNTVGFDWHPETGELWFTDNGRDLMGNDIPPDELNRVTEAGQHFGFPYHHGTDIPDPEFGGRRPLDSMVPPVQDLGPHVAAVGMRFYTGDMFPPEYRHQVFIAEHGSWNRDERIGYRITLVRLDGNESAGYEDFAAGWLEDEEIYGRPADVEVMPDGSLLVSDDYSGMIYRITYGE, from the coding sequence ATGGTCGCGTGTGGAACGACTCCCGCGCCCGGTGACGGATCCCCGGAATCCAATCCTCTCCTGTCCCGAATCCATTTGCCGGAAGGCTTCCGGATCGCCGTTTACGCCAGCAGTGTCCGCAACGCGCGGGCCATGGCCATGGGCCCCGGCGGCACCCTCTTCGTGGGTTCCCGGCGCGCCGGGAATGTATACGCCGTCAGGGACAGGGACGGGGATTTTGTCGCCGACGAGGTGCTCACTCTAGATAGTGGGCTGAAAATGCCGAGCGGCATCGCCTTTCGAGACGGAGCGCTCTACGTCGCCGATATCAACCAGGTGCTTCGGTACGACGACATCGAAAACAGGCTGGATGATCCCCCGGAACCGGTCGTGGTCAGCCGGGGGTTCCCGTCCGACCGACATCACGGCTGGAAGTTCATACGGTTCGGTCCCGACGGCAAGCTGTACGTGCCCGTGGGGGCTCCGTGCAACATCTGTGAACGCGTTGATCCGCGTTACGCAACCATCATGCGCATGAACCCGGACGGAACGGACCTGGAAGTCTACGTGAGCGGTGTGCGCAATACGGTGGGCTTCGACTGGCACCCGGAGACAGGCGAACTCTGGTTTACCGACAACGGGCGGGACCTCATGGGCAACGACATCCCGCCGGACGAGTTGAACCGCGTGACCGAAGCCGGCCAGCATTTCGGCTTCCCGTATCACCATGGCACGGACATTCCGGATCCCGAATTCGGCGGCAGGCGCCCCTTGGATTCCATGGTACCGCCCGTGCAGGATCTCGGTCCCCACGTGGCCGCGGTGGGCATGAGGTTCTACACCGGCGACATGTTTCCGCCCGAATATCGACACCAGGTGTTCATCGCCGAGCACGGATCCTGGAACCGGGACGAGCGGATCGGGTACCGGATCACCCTGGTGCGCCTGGACGGCAACGAGTCCGCGGGTTACGAGGATTTCGCCGCGGGCTGGCTCGAGGACGAGGAGATTTACGGACGCCCGGCCGACGTCGAGGTCATGCCGGACGGATCCCTGCTTGTTTCTGATGACTACTCCGGGATGATATACCGTATCACATACGGGGAGTAA